One Thermococcus sp. DNA segment encodes these proteins:
- a CDS encoding radical SAM protein yields MTVRMSWEEFARSMGVEPQILENREARLLKEFIMDMKEPSHCLGCQGIELSNPNPVHHPSYELTPACNHDCIFCYSNVAVRLGKAPKPGYYGWGNPKAITVSQYGEPLISPRIVEVNRTLRERFPEARLDLQTNGSLLTEALWEKLDFDLVMISLDASTREKHLRITNADTFDAVINALRIIGSDKSVRSVVRTIFMPGINDNEIPRIAELAASLGVDEMMLQPLTVHELNVERLKKAGLDFDRAQSVRELIKTAIRVKKYIDVRISGCQLVVYRTMDPLTLFSARRVVREVAPSVKRERTWPTS; encoded by the coding sequence GTGACCGTGAGAATGAGCTGGGAGGAGTTTGCGAGAAGTATGGGCGTGGAGCCTCAGATCCTTGAGAACCGGGAGGCAAGGCTACTCAAAGAGTTCATCATGGACATGAAGGAGCCATCCCACTGTCTGGGGTGTCAGGGAATTGAGTTAAGCAACCCAAACCCCGTCCACCATCCAAGTTATGAGTTAACGCCGGCGTGCAATCACGACTGCATCTTCTGCTACTCCAACGTCGCGGTTAGGCTCGGAAAGGCTCCCAAACCCGGATACTACGGCTGGGGGAACCCGAAGGCGATAACCGTCTCCCAGTATGGGGAGCCTCTCATAAGTCCACGCATAGTTGAGGTGAACAGGACGCTCCGTGAGAGGTTTCCAGAGGCGAGGCTCGACCTCCAGACCAACGGTTCTCTCCTAACCGAGGCGCTGTGGGAAAAACTCGACTTTGACTTGGTCATGATAAGTCTCGACGCATCAACGAGGGAGAAGCACCTCAGGATTACCAACGCGGACACCTTTGATGCCGTCATTAACGCCCTTAGAATAATCGGCTCAGATAAAAGCGTCCGCTCCGTCGTCAGGACGATATTCATGCCCGGAATAAACGACAACGAGATACCCAGGATAGCGGAGCTGGCTGCTTCCCTCGGAGTGGATGAGATGATGCTCCAGCCGCTGACGGTTCACGAACTCAACGTTGAGAGATTGAAGAAGGCAGGTCTTGACTTTGATAGGGCCCAAAGCGTTAGAGAACTGATAAAAACCGCTATAAGGGTGAAAAAATACATAGACGTCCGAATAAGCGGTTGTCAGCTGGTTGTATACAGGACGATGGACCCTCTGACGCTCTTTAGCGCGAGGCGCGTTGTAAGGGAGGTTGCACCCTCGGTTAAGAGGGAGAGAACGTGGCCCACATCTTAA
- a CDS encoding dihydroorotate dehydrogenase electron transfer subunit, with protein sequence MLETTVLREVWKVAKDVKAFRFERKVEFNAGQFIMLWLPGVGEKPFSLADVDTIVVKRIGPFTSRLFDLEPGNRVWFRGPYGGGFKPRGKKVALIAGGIGIPPLYALAKQTQGRFEKTTLIYGARSADELAPMDVANYVDEVVVTTDDGSAGRRGFPTDVLAERLDEFDQVYACGPEPMLKTVLKITGYRNVQVSAERYMKCGIGVCGSCNLGKWLVCRDGPVFEGPALRDVL encoded by the coding sequence ATGTTGGAGACAACCGTTCTTAGGGAGGTATGGAAGGTCGCAAAGGACGTGAAGGCCTTTCGATTCGAAAGGAAGGTTGAGTTCAATGCGGGGCAGTTCATCATGCTGTGGCTTCCAGGCGTTGGAGAGAAGCCCTTCAGCCTGGCCGATGTTGATACCATCGTGGTCAAGCGCATCGGGCCGTTCACATCACGGCTGTTTGACCTGGAGCCGGGCAATAGGGTGTGGTTCCGTGGACCATACGGGGGAGGATTCAAGCCCCGTGGAAAAAAAGTGGCCCTAATAGCTGGAGGAATAGGAATCCCCCCACTGTACGCGTTGGCCAAGCAGACCCAGGGCAGGTTCGAGAAGACGACCCTCATATACGGCGCCCGTTCGGCGGACGAGCTCGCCCCGATGGACGTCGCGAACTACGTAGATGAGGTGGTGGTGACCACTGACGACGGTTCGGCCGGACGAAGAGGATTTCCAACGGACGTCCTCGCCGAGAGGCTGGACGAGTTCGACCAAGTCTACGCCTGCGGTCCGGAACCCATGCTCAAGACAGTGCTGAAGATCACAGGGTATCGGAACGTACAGGTCTCAGCGGAAAGATATATGAAGTGCGGAATCGGTGTCTGCGGCTCCTGCAACCTAGGAAAGTGGCTGGTGTGCAGGGATGGACCGGTTTTTGAGGGTCCCGCCTTAAGGGATGTCCTCTAA